One genomic segment of Mycolicibacterium psychrotolerans includes these proteins:
- a CDS encoding DUF4262 domain-containing protein, with amino-acid sequence MRAGWPVTTTEGAAMCWQCDNPDKTTDDYLDVLRETIKDQRWAVQFVESDNRPFAYTVGLHENGLPELVVTGMRAQTSAKLLNVIGEQMVDEGMVLQPAEHIDCGRRYLLEVVEVEHPDVHLKFALGLYGSTIRALQLVWADDAGRWPWDRGWGHGRRRQPVLGIRGPLPN; translated from the coding sequence GTGCGGGCAGGCTGGCCCGTAACCACGACAGAAGGGGCGGCCATGTGCTGGCAGTGCGACAATCCCGACAAAACCACCGACGACTACCTGGACGTGCTGCGGGAGACCATCAAGGACCAGCGTTGGGCAGTGCAGTTCGTCGAAAGTGACAACCGGCCGTTCGCCTACACCGTCGGCCTGCACGAGAACGGCCTGCCGGAATTGGTGGTGACGGGGATGCGGGCGCAGACCTCGGCGAAGCTCCTGAATGTCATCGGCGAGCAGATGGTCGACGAGGGCATGGTCTTGCAGCCGGCCGAGCACATCGACTGTGGGAGAAGGTATCTCCTCGAGGTAGTGGAGGTCGAACACCCGGACGTCCACCTGAAGTTCGCCCTCGGCCTTTACGGCTCGACTATCCGCGCCCTTCAACTCGTCTGGGCAGACGATGCCGGTCGCTGGCCATGGGACCGTGGGTGGGGCCACGGTCGACGAAGGCAACCGGTGCTCGGCATCCGCGGCCCATTGCCGAACTGA
- a CDS encoding oxygenase MpaB family protein, with product MTLYDFGAIRTRMGSALFGMVAGPEGPENRARIHQTPGPRWFAEDRPIRRVHGDASMFVGGLRALLLQSLHPLAMAGVAEHSDYRGDPWGRLARTSTFLAVTTFGPADDAQRAVDKVRGIHRRVRGTAPDGRAYEAGDPRLLEWVHIAEIDSFLRAHQLYGSQPLDQEGRDGYVADTAQVAAKLGVLDPPRTEAELAERIAAYRAELGGTAAARDAARFLLLTPPLPVLARAPYAALAAAAVAMLPRWARGPLWLPYLPPVEATVVRSAGHVLVGGIRWAMTANAG from the coding sequence ATGACCCTGTATGACTTCGGCGCGATCCGCACCCGGATGGGAAGCGCACTGTTCGGCATGGTGGCCGGCCCCGAGGGCCCTGAGAACCGGGCGCGGATCCACCAGACGCCGGGCCCGCGGTGGTTCGCCGAGGACCGGCCGATCCGCCGGGTGCACGGCGACGCGTCGATGTTCGTGGGCGGGCTGCGCGCGCTGCTGCTGCAGTCGCTGCATCCGCTGGCGATGGCCGGGGTCGCCGAGCACTCGGACTACCGCGGCGATCCGTGGGGGCGGCTGGCCCGCACGAGCACGTTCCTGGCGGTGACGACGTTCGGCCCGGCCGACGACGCGCAGCGGGCGGTCGACAAGGTCCGCGGCATCCACCGCCGGGTGCGCGGGACGGCGCCGGACGGCCGTGCCTACGAGGCGGGCGACCCGCGCCTGCTGGAGTGGGTGCACATCGCCGAGATCGACAGCTTCCTGCGCGCGCACCAGCTGTACGGGTCGCAGCCGCTGGATCAGGAGGGCCGCGACGGGTACGTCGCCGACACCGCGCAGGTCGCTGCCAAGCTGGGGGTGCTCGATCCGCCGCGGACGGAGGCCGAGCTGGCCGAGCGGATCGCCGCGTACCGGGCGGAGCTGGGCGGGACGGCCGCGGCGCGGGATGCGGCGCGGTTCCTGTTGCTGACGCCTCCGCTGCCGGTGCTGGCGCGGGCGCCGTATGCGGCGCTCGCCGCGGCGGCGGTGGCGATGCTGCCGCGGTGGGCGCGCGGGCCGCTGTGGCTTCCGTATCTTCCGCCGGTGGAGGCGACTGTAGTGCGCTCGGCGGGGCACGTGCTGGTCGGCGGCATCCGGTGGGCGATGACGGCCAACGCCGGTTAG
- a CDS encoding MFS transporter, with the protein MNSLDTTAPRLSRTAAAMTVLAMGLGYTASVVDPTILSAEMSTVRIGLGMSASAASFIASLATLTTAAAVLGAGALGDVYGMRRMYVVGLLGTIGFGVLGAAAPTVAVLMVARAGLGVALAFLLGLPLAIVNAVFAPERRTRVIAWYFGVGFAVAAPLPAIGGVLAAQFGWRTCLLVTPAVAAAALAITLRYVPHPPRSHRALDVPGLALAAVALLALVFGISRLEAGVDVVAITALCTAAVAAVGFVVREWRTPQPALELSIFRSSRFNAAVTAGVVFNFLTGGLMILFAFYLVTVRGESPEVLGFLLIPATVLGAVAATAAGPAAARFGDRPVLVGGLAVMLVAVLLLRLFDENTSLVVVAAAVVLSVVGGAIVATPQASVMMAGAPAHLGGAVSGVKGAVNQTGYSLGPTVFALVGINLILAEGTTKLAGSGITLEEAREAFRATHGGPAGGSHLLDPDRARIVATAATESMLDAIHTISLLAAVVAVVAIVVAIVWLKPESRGGPSTS; encoded by the coding sequence GTGAATTCCCTCGACACGACGGCACCTCGACTGTCGCGGACCGCGGCGGCGATGACCGTGTTGGCCATGGGACTGGGGTACACGGCCTCCGTCGTCGATCCCACGATCCTCTCAGCCGAGATGTCAACGGTTCGGATCGGTCTCGGAATGTCCGCGAGCGCCGCGAGTTTCATCGCGAGCCTGGCGACGTTGACGACGGCCGCCGCAGTCCTCGGCGCCGGCGCCCTCGGCGACGTCTACGGCATGCGGCGGATGTACGTGGTCGGACTGCTCGGCACGATCGGCTTCGGTGTCCTGGGCGCCGCCGCCCCCACCGTCGCGGTGCTGATGGTCGCTCGCGCCGGTCTGGGAGTGGCGTTGGCCTTTCTGCTGGGCTTGCCGCTGGCGATCGTCAACGCGGTGTTCGCCCCCGAGCGCAGGACCAGGGTGATCGCGTGGTACTTCGGGGTCGGGTTCGCGGTCGCGGCCCCGCTGCCTGCGATCGGCGGGGTTCTCGCGGCCCAGTTTGGATGGCGGACATGCCTTCTCGTCACCCCGGCCGTGGCGGCCGCGGCACTGGCCATCACGCTGCGGTATGTCCCGCACCCGCCGCGCTCCCACCGTGCCCTCGACGTGCCGGGCTTGGCGCTGGCCGCTGTCGCGCTGCTGGCGCTGGTCTTCGGTATCTCCCGGCTGGAAGCCGGCGTCGATGTCGTCGCCATCACCGCGCTCTGCACCGCAGCGGTGGCTGCCGTCGGCTTCGTCGTCAGGGAATGGCGAACACCCCAGCCGGCATTGGAGCTTTCGATCTTCCGCAGCAGCCGGTTCAACGCCGCCGTCACCGCGGGAGTGGTGTTCAACTTCCTCACCGGCGGGCTGATGATCCTGTTCGCGTTCTATCTCGTCACCGTCCGCGGCGAATCACCGGAGGTGCTCGGCTTCCTGCTGATCCCGGCCACCGTGCTGGGCGCGGTGGCCGCCACGGCCGCAGGACCGGCGGCGGCACGATTCGGTGATCGGCCGGTACTGGTCGGCGGGCTGGCCGTCATGCTGGTCGCGGTGCTGCTGCTTCGGCTGTTCGACGAGAACACCTCTCTGGTCGTGGTGGCTGCGGCCGTGGTGCTTTCCGTCGTCGGCGGCGCCATCGTCGCGACACCGCAGGCATCGGTCATGATGGCCGGGGCCCCCGCTCATCTCGGCGGCGCAGTCTCGGGCGTGAAAGGTGCTGTCAATCAGACCGGCTACTCACTCGGCCCCACGGTCTTCGCGCTCGTCGGCATCAATCTCATCCTCGCCGAGGGCACCACCAAGCTGGCGGGCTCCGGCATCACGCTCGAGGAGGCGCGCGAAGCTTTCCGGGCGACGCACGGCGGCCCGGCGGGCGGTTCTCACCTCCTGGACCCCGACCGGGCCCGCATCGTGGCCACCGCCGCGACCGAGAGCATGCTCGACGCGATCCACACCATCAGCCTTCTCGCGGCGGTGGTCGCTGTCGTCGCCATCGTCGTCGCGATCGTGTGGCTCAAGCCGGAATCCCGGGGCGGTCCGTCGACGTCGTGA
- a CDS encoding fatty acid desaturase family protein: MAITDIAAYTHLSAHDIESLGDELDAIRTDIEESLGARDAAYIRRTIVFQRSLDVAARLLIAVSRSKAGWAAGTAALGFAKSVENMEIGHNVSHGQWDWMNDPEIHSTTWEWDMAAVSAQWKASHNYRHHVFSNVLGEDDDLGFGVMRVTPEQPWQKKHLLQPLQNLFLALTFEWGIALHGVDLRRPRSEWVAQTKALVRKIIRQGAKDYLVWPALSLRRWRRTVGANAIANLLRNLWAYVVIFCGHFPDGTQKFTADILDSETRAEWYLRQMLGAANFRAGRFLGFASGNLCYQIEHHLFPDLPSNRLAEIAHRVRPLCEKYDLPYLTGSLAHQYGSTLRMIHRLALPNAA; this comes from the coding sequence ATCGCCATCACGGACATTGCCGCGTACACCCACCTGTCCGCTCACGACATCGAAAGCCTCGGCGACGAACTCGACGCCATCAGGACCGACATCGAAGAGTCCCTGGGTGCCCGCGACGCGGCCTACATCCGGCGGACCATCGTGTTCCAGCGCTCGCTCGACGTGGCGGCCCGGCTGCTGATCGCGGTGTCGCGGTCGAAGGCCGGCTGGGCGGCGGGAACCGCGGCGCTCGGGTTCGCCAAGAGCGTCGAGAACATGGAAATCGGCCACAACGTGTCGCACGGTCAGTGGGACTGGATGAACGATCCGGAGATCCATTCGACCACATGGGAATGGGACATGGCCGCGGTGTCGGCGCAGTGGAAGGCGTCGCACAACTACCGCCATCACGTGTTCAGCAACGTGCTGGGGGAGGACGACGATCTGGGCTTCGGGGTCATGCGGGTGACACCGGAGCAACCGTGGCAGAAGAAGCATCTGCTGCAACCGCTACAGAATCTGTTCCTGGCTTTGACCTTCGAGTGGGGTATCGCCCTGCACGGCGTCGACCTGCGACGTCCGCGTTCGGAGTGGGTAGCGCAGACCAAAGCGTTGGTGCGCAAGATCATCCGGCAGGGCGCCAAGGACTACCTGGTGTGGCCGGCGCTCAGCCTGCGGCGGTGGCGCCGCACCGTGGGTGCGAACGCGATCGCCAACCTGCTCCGTAACCTGTGGGCGTACGTGGTGATCTTCTGCGGCCACTTCCCGGACGGAACGCAGAAGTTCACCGCCGACATCCTCGACAGCGAGACCCGCGCGGAGTGGTATCTGCGGCAGATGCTCGGTGCGGCGAACTTCCGCGCCGGCCGGTTCCTGGGGTTTGCCAGCGGAAACCTCTGTTACCAGATCGAGCACCACCTGTTCCCCGACCTGCCGAGTAATCGGCTGGCCGAGATCGCTCACCGGGTGCGGCCGCTGTGCGAGAAGTACGACCTGCCGTACCTGACGGGATCTCTTGCGCATCAATACGGTTCGACGCTGCGGATGATCCACCGGCTGGCGCTGCCGAACGCGGCCTAG
- a CDS encoding N(5)-(carboxyethyl)ornithine synthase: MTPRTDAPALSLGVLATSRKPDERRLPIHPDHFARIDPSIRDRIFVEHGYGAHFGATDEALTDLVGGIRTRAELIADCDVILLPKVEAEDLAEFREGQVVWGWPHLVQNPDVTQAAIDRRLTMIAFESMNHWNADGSFALHVFHKNNELAGYCSVLHALALIGVTGDYGRRLSAAVIGFGATARGAVTALNAHGVDEVRVLTNRDVAAVAAPIPSTQIIQMGHDDGDPPEATWVDTPDAGVIPVAQLLADHDIAVNCVLQNPANPLIFASAGDLAAFTPGSLIVDVSCDAGMGFSWAQPTSFADPIRLLRNGVHYYAVDHSPSYLFNSATWEISEALLPHLETVLRGPAAWQDSPIVQRAVEMRDGVVLNDEILSFQKRGAAYPHARAG; encoded by the coding sequence GTGACCCCACGCACCGACGCCCCGGCGCTGTCGCTGGGGGTTCTCGCCACCTCGCGCAAACCCGACGAACGTCGGCTGCCCATCCACCCGGACCATTTCGCCCGGATCGACCCGTCGATCCGGGACCGCATCTTCGTCGAACACGGATACGGTGCCCACTTCGGCGCCACCGACGAAGCGCTCACCGACCTGGTGGGCGGCATCCGCACCCGCGCGGAACTGATCGCCGACTGCGACGTCATCCTGCTGCCGAAGGTGGAAGCAGAGGACCTGGCCGAATTCCGTGAGGGACAGGTCGTCTGGGGCTGGCCACACCTCGTCCAGAACCCTGACGTGACGCAAGCCGCCATCGACCGGCGGCTGACGATGATCGCCTTCGAATCGATGAACCACTGGAACGCCGACGGCAGCTTCGCGTTACACGTCTTCCACAAGAACAACGAGCTCGCCGGGTACTGCTCGGTGCTGCACGCCCTTGCGCTCATCGGCGTCACCGGGGACTACGGCCGGCGGCTGAGCGCAGCGGTCATCGGATTCGGTGCAACCGCGCGCGGAGCGGTCACCGCGTTGAACGCACACGGCGTCGACGAGGTCCGCGTGCTGACCAACCGCGACGTCGCCGCGGTCGCCGCGCCGATCCCCTCCACCCAGATCATCCAGATGGGCCACGACGACGGGGATCCGCCCGAGGCGACGTGGGTCGACACGCCCGACGCCGGCGTGATCCCTGTCGCCCAACTGCTCGCCGACCACGACATCGCCGTCAACTGCGTGCTGCAGAATCCGGCCAACCCGTTGATCTTCGCCTCCGCGGGCGACCTCGCCGCGTTCACACCCGGCAGCCTGATCGTCGACGTGTCCTGCGATGCCGGCATGGGTTTCAGCTGGGCGCAGCCGACGTCATTCGCCGACCCGATTCGACTGCTGCGCAACGGCGTCCACTACTACGCGGTCGACCACAGCCCGTCCTACCTGTTCAACTCGGCGACGTGGGAGATCAGCGAGGCGCTGCTTCCGCATCTGGAGACGGTCCTACGCGGCCCTGCGGCGTGGCAGGACAGCCCGATCGTGCAGCGAGCCGTCGAGATGCGCGACGGCGTCGTGCTCAACGACGAGATCCTGTCGTTTCAGAAGCGCGGCGCCGCCTACCCGCACGCACGCGCCGGCTAG
- a CDS encoding SPFH domain-containing protein, with product MITFYVVAGVVALTLLSVLGSSVRVIQQFERGVVYRFGQVQSRVREPGLTLLLPVADRLQKVNMQIITMPVPAQDGITRDNVTVRVDAVIYFKVADPVRAAVDVQDYMSAIGQVAQTSLRSIIGKSNLDDLLSNREHLNDGLEVMIDSPALGWGIHIDRVEIKDVILPDSMKRSIARQAEAERERRARVITADGELQASQKLAAAAAVMSEQPAALQLRLLQTVVEVAAEKNSTLVLPFPVELLRFLERSTPQGQAEDDALRSITEKAADGIDLLRLDEPATTGGITTSTDRPGIPA from the coding sequence ATGATCACTTTCTACGTGGTGGCCGGGGTCGTCGCCCTGACACTGCTCTCGGTGCTCGGGTCGAGCGTGCGGGTGATCCAACAGTTCGAACGCGGTGTGGTGTACCGGTTCGGGCAGGTGCAATCCCGGGTGCGTGAGCCGGGGTTGACACTGCTGCTGCCGGTCGCCGATCGCCTGCAGAAGGTCAACATGCAGATCATCACGATGCCGGTGCCGGCGCAGGACGGCATAACCCGCGACAACGTGACCGTCCGGGTGGACGCGGTGATCTACTTCAAGGTGGCCGATCCGGTGCGGGCGGCCGTCGACGTCCAGGACTACATGTCGGCCATCGGGCAGGTCGCGCAGACGTCGCTGCGGTCGATCATCGGCAAGAGCAACCTCGATGATCTGCTGTCCAACCGCGAGCACCTCAACGACGGCCTGGAGGTGATGATCGACAGCCCGGCTTTGGGCTGGGGCATCCACATCGACCGCGTGGAGATCAAGGACGTGATCCTGCCCGACTCGATGAAGCGGTCGATCGCCCGCCAGGCCGAGGCCGAACGTGAGCGACGGGCCAGGGTCATCACCGCCGACGGTGAACTGCAGGCCTCGCAGAAGCTGGCCGCGGCGGCCGCCGTGATGTCCGAGCAACCCGCGGCGCTGCAACTGCGGCTGCTGCAGACCGTGGTGGAGGTGGCCGCGGAGAAGAACTCGACGCTGGTGCTGCCCTTCCCCGTCGAACTCCTGCGCTTCCTCGAGAGATCGACGCCGCAGGGGCAGGCCGAGGACGACGCATTGCGCTCCATCACGGAGAAAGCCGCCGACGGCATCGACCTTCTCCGTCTCGACGAACCCGCGACCACTGGGGGAATCACGACGTCGACGGACCGCCCCGGGATTCCGGCTTGA
- a CDS encoding Gfo/Idh/MocA family protein produces the protein MIDTGAAIVGTGLMGRVHAEALARIGVPVVGVVGSSSDRAAASGLGAYYCSFEEMLDDPRVRSVHICSPNHLHHAQAMAAMRAGRHVVCEKPLALNPAHAHELIAAATDFGVVNAVCFVSRFYPLCRQAAQNVSSGSLGSLRLVTGSYFQDWLSKDTDTNWRLDSQLGGPLRTVGDIGSHWLDLAGFITGQRVESVMADLTTALPERSDTEDMAGILLRFDGGARGVLTLSQVSPGRKNHLAVELSGSDASLRWDSESPEQLWIGHRDEPNQLRLRDTGDYPAGHIQGYPDAFKAFFRAVYDAIDADEPPDQPDYPTFADGFEQVLLAEAIAESARLETWVSVQR, from the coding sequence ATGATCGACACCGGCGCGGCAATCGTGGGCACCGGCCTGATGGGCCGGGTGCACGCGGAAGCGTTGGCGCGCATCGGCGTTCCGGTGGTAGGCGTGGTCGGGTCGAGCTCCGACCGCGCCGCAGCCTCCGGGTTGGGCGCCTACTACTGCAGCTTCGAGGAGATGCTCGACGACCCTCGCGTCCGCTCCGTCCACATTTGCTCCCCCAATCATCTCCACCACGCTCAGGCGATGGCCGCGATGCGGGCCGGCAGGCACGTCGTCTGCGAGAAGCCGCTCGCCCTCAATCCCGCGCATGCGCACGAACTCATCGCAGCCGCAACAGATTTCGGCGTCGTCAATGCCGTCTGCTTCGTCTCGCGCTTCTACCCGCTGTGCCGGCAGGCTGCCCAAAACGTCAGCAGCGGATCCCTTGGGTCACTGAGACTGGTCACCGGCTCCTACTTTCAGGACTGGCTGTCCAAGGACACCGACACCAACTGGCGCCTCGACTCCCAACTCGGCGGCCCGCTGCGCACCGTCGGCGACATCGGTTCGCACTGGCTCGATCTCGCCGGCTTCATCACCGGCCAGCGCGTCGAATCCGTGATGGCCGACCTCACCACCGCCCTGCCCGAGCGGTCGGACACCGAGGACATGGCCGGCATCCTGCTCCGCTTCGACGGCGGCGCCCGCGGCGTCCTCACCCTGTCCCAGGTGTCACCCGGCCGCAAAAACCACCTCGCCGTCGAGCTGAGCGGATCCGACGCGTCGCTGCGGTGGGACTCCGAGAGCCCCGAGCAGTTGTGGATCGGGCACCGCGACGAACCCAACCAGCTGCGGCTGCGCGACACCGGCGACTACCCGGCCGGCCACATCCAGGGCTACCCCGACGCGTTCAAGGCGTTCTTCCGCGCCGTCTACGACGCCATCGACGCCGACGAACCCCCCGACCAGCCGGACTACCCCACCTTCGCCGACGGCTTCGAGCAGGTGCTCCTCGCCGAGGCCATCGCCGAGAGCGCCCGGCTCGAGACCTGGGTCTCCGTCCAGCGCTGA
- the ponA2 gene encoding transglycosylase/D,D-transpeptidase PonA2: MHDRRRATWGAIVRLAGCCVLAGLLAAAAMFPLVGGAGSVLMRVSASATEESTQLLEGEAPTVSTMVDAAGAPIAWLYEQRRWVVPSNRIANTMKLAIISIEDKRFSEHNGVDWQGTLTGLTGYLQGDGNTRGGSTIEQQYVKNFNLLVTAQTDAERRAAVEISPARKLREIRAALDMDAALPKAEILARYLNLVSFGNGAFGVQDAARTYFGINAADLNWQQAALLAGMVRSPSALDPYTHPEAALERRNVVLNTMIANLPDQAEELRLAKAQPLGVLPQPDPLPQGCIAAGNRAFFCEYALQYLARAGLSKEDVARNGYLIRTTLDPTVQDSVKNAIDKLADPTADGVASVMSVIRPGKDAHHIVAMAGNRTYGLDLNARQTVQPQPFSLVGDGAGSIFKIFTTAAALEMGLGINATLDVPQTFRGTGLGDSSEPGCPPKTWCVKNASNYSGQMNVTDALAKSPNTAFAKLISQIGVPRAVDMAVRLGLRSYAEPGTARAYDPESNESLADWVKRQNLGSFTLGPLELNALELSNVAATLASGGMWCPPNPIEKVLDLSGNEVPLATAPCEQVVPEGLANTMANALGKDHTSGTAAGAAGSAGWDLPMSGKTGTTESHRSSAFLGFTNQYAAANYVFDDSPSPSGLCTSPLRKCSSGNLYGGTEPARTWFAAMTPIADYFGPVSMPPTDPRYVDGGSGSEVPSVTGLKLDAARKKLTDAGFQVAPDPTPVSSYSSRGTVVGTTPRGRTIPGSIITINTSSGVAPAPVYQPPAPSAPSAPPPPDAPPPPPPPPPNVIEIPGLPPIVLPWAAPPPPLPPPPPPPPPPPA; the protein is encoded by the coding sequence ATGCACGACCGTCGTCGGGCAACGTGGGGGGCCATCGTCCGGCTGGCAGGTTGCTGCGTCCTTGCCGGGCTGCTCGCCGCCGCGGCGATGTTCCCGCTCGTCGGCGGCGCCGGATCGGTGCTGATGCGCGTATCCGCTTCTGCCACAGAGGAATCCACGCAGCTGCTCGAGGGGGAGGCGCCGACGGTGTCCACCATGGTGGATGCGGCAGGCGCTCCGATCGCGTGGCTGTACGAGCAGCGCCGCTGGGTGGTGCCCAGCAATCGCATCGCCAATACCATGAAGCTGGCGATCATCTCGATCGAGGACAAGCGCTTCTCCGAACACAACGGCGTCGACTGGCAGGGCACCCTGACCGGCCTGACCGGCTATCTGCAGGGCGACGGCAACACCCGCGGCGGGTCGACCATCGAGCAGCAGTACGTCAAGAACTTCAACCTCCTGGTCACCGCGCAGACCGATGCCGAACGGCGCGCCGCGGTGGAGATCAGCCCGGCCCGCAAGCTGCGGGAGATCCGGGCGGCCCTGGACATGGATGCCGCGCTGCCCAAAGCCGAGATCCTGGCCCGCTACCTCAACCTGGTGTCCTTCGGCAACGGCGCGTTCGGCGTTCAGGACGCTGCGCGCACGTACTTCGGCATCAACGCCGCGGACCTGAACTGGCAGCAGGCCGCCCTGCTGGCCGGGATGGTGCGCTCCCCCAGCGCCCTGGATCCCTATACCCACCCCGAAGCCGCGCTGGAGCGGCGCAACGTCGTGCTCAACACGATGATCGCGAACCTGCCCGACCAGGCCGAAGAGCTCCGCCTCGCCAAGGCTCAGCCGCTCGGGGTGCTGCCGCAGCCCGACCCGCTGCCGCAGGGCTGCATCGCCGCCGGCAACCGCGCGTTCTTCTGTGAGTACGCGCTGCAATACCTGGCCCGGGCGGGCCTGAGCAAGGAGGACGTGGCCCGCAACGGCTACCTGATCCGCACCACGTTGGACCCCACGGTCCAGGACAGCGTCAAGAACGCCATCGACAAGCTCGCCGATCCCACCGCCGACGGCGTCGCCAGCGTGATGAGCGTGATCCGGCCCGGCAAGGACGCCCACCACATCGTCGCGATGGCCGGCAACCGCACCTACGGCCTCGATCTGAACGCCCGCCAGACCGTGCAGCCACAACCCTTCTCCCTCGTCGGGGACGGCGCGGGGTCGATCTTCAAGATCTTCACCACGGCCGCGGCGCTGGAGATGGGGTTGGGCATCAACGCCACCCTCGACGTCCCGCAGACGTTCCGGGGCACCGGCCTTGGCGACAGCAGCGAGCCGGGCTGTCCACCGAAGACGTGGTGTGTGAAGAACGCCTCCAACTACTCCGGGCAGATGAACGTCACCGACGCGCTGGCCAAGTCGCCCAACACGGCGTTCGCGAAACTGATCTCCCAGATCGGTGTTCCCCGCGCGGTGGACATGGCGGTCCGGCTCGGGCTGCGTTCCTACGCCGAGCCCGGCACCGCCCGCGCGTACGACCCCGAGAGCAACGAGAGCCTCGCCGACTGGGTCAAGCGGCAGAACCTGGGCTCGTTTACGCTCGGACCCCTCGAACTCAACGCGCTCGAGTTGTCGAACGTGGCGGCGACGCTCGCCTCGGGCGGCATGTGGTGCCCGCCGAACCCGATCGAGAAGGTCCTCGACCTCAGCGGCAACGAGGTTCCTCTGGCGACGGCGCCCTGCGAGCAGGTGGTGCCGGAGGGGCTGGCGAACACCATGGCCAATGCGCTGGGCAAGGACCACACCAGCGGAACCGCCGCCGGCGCCGCGGGGTCGGCCGGCTGGGACCTGCCCATGTCCGGCAAGACCGGCACCACCGAGTCGCACCGGTCCTCGGCGTTCCTGGGCTTCACCAATCAATACGCCGCCGCCAACTACGTCTTCGACGACTCCCCGAGCCCGTCGGGTCTGTGTACGTCGCCGCTGCGCAAGTGCAGCAGCGGAAACCTGTACGGCGGAACCGAACCGGCCCGCACGTGGTTCGCGGCGATGACGCCGATCGCGGACTACTTCGGCCCCGTGTCGATGCCGCCCACCGATCCGCGCTACGTCGACGGCGGGTCCGGCAGCGAGGTGCCCAGCGTGACGGGGCTGAAGCTGGACGCGGCGCGAAAGAAGTTGACGGACGCCGGTTTCCAGGTCGCCCCGGACCCGACGCCGGTGAGCAGCTACTCCTCGAGGGGAACGGTCGTCGGCACCACTCCGCGCGGCAGGACGATCCCCGGGTCGATCATCACGATCAACACCAGCAGCGGTGTCGCCCCGGCGCCGGTGTACCAGCCGCCCGCCCCGAGCGCGCCCTCGGCTCCGCCACCGCCCGACGCGCCGCCGCCACCACCGCCGCCGCCGCCGAACGTCATCGAGATTCCCGGGCTTCCGCCGATCGTGCTGCCGTGGGCGGCTCCGCCCCCACCCCTGCCACCGCCACCGCCCCCGCCGCCGCCACCACCGGCGTGA
- a CDS encoding alcohol dehydrogenase catalytic domain-containing protein gives MAGEVIAVGDGVTHIEEGQRVAVPFQVSCGRCTPCAGGRYAACDSYYARAGAAFGFGDAGGGHGGGLADLLLVPDADHLLVPAPEAISDVALATIPDNVVDAYRTVVDGLRERPGADVLIVGGDAPSISLYTILCAQALGAGTVRYADNDAQRLAAASDLGADVIDVGPQFPRRLERAAIVVGASLSIEGLHCAIRSTEPYGRLTVVTIHFAAETPLPMLELYTRGITLHTSRADSRRYLPEVLEVVAAGRIDPLAVPTTVVGWDDTAEHWLDPALKMVATR, from the coding sequence ATCGCCGGCGAAGTCATCGCGGTCGGCGACGGCGTCACGCACATAGAAGAAGGACAACGCGTCGCCGTGCCGTTCCAGGTCTCGTGCGGCCGGTGCACCCCCTGCGCCGGCGGTCGCTACGCCGCATGCGATAGCTACTACGCCCGCGCCGGCGCCGCCTTCGGCTTCGGCGACGCCGGCGGCGGCCACGGCGGCGGTCTCGCCGACCTACTGCTCGTCCCCGACGCCGACCACCTGCTCGTCCCCGCGCCGGAGGCGATCAGCGACGTTGCCCTCGCGACGATCCCCGACAACGTCGTCGACGCCTACCGGACCGTCGTCGACGGCCTGCGCGAGCGTCCCGGCGCCGACGTCCTCATCGTCGGCGGCGATGCCCCCTCGATCAGCCTCTACACGATCCTCTGCGCGCAGGCCCTCGGCGCAGGCACCGTCCGCTACGCCGACAACGACGCGCAGCGCCTCGCCGCCGCGTCCGACCTGGGCGCCGACGTGATCGATGTCGGTCCGCAGTTCCCGCGCCGCCTCGAGCGCGCAGCCATCGTCGTCGGCGCCTCGCTGAGCATCGAAGGGTTGCACTGCGCGATCCGCTCCACCGAGCCGTACGGGCGGCTCACCGTGGTGACGATCCACTTCGCCGCCGAGACCCCGCTCCCGATGCTCGAGCTGTACACCCGCGGCATCACGCTGCACACCTCCCGCGCCGACTCCCGGCGCTACCTCCCCGAAGTCCTCGAGGTCGTCGCGGCCGGCCGCATCGATCCGCTGGCCGTGCCGACGACGGTGGTCGGCTGGGACGACACTGCCGAGCACTGGCTCGACCCCGCGCTGAAGATGGTTGCCACTCGCTGA